A stretch of DNA from Streptomyces xanthii:
CATGTTGCCGAGCGTCAGATTCGCGTACGGGAAGTACATGATCGGGAGGCCGCCGAGGATCGACAGCAGACCACCCCAGAATGGGCGCTGACCGCGCCACCCTCGGAACGATTGGCGCATGTGACCAAGCTTCGGGCCCAGCCCAGCGTGCGCTTCGGCGCTCATGTCGTACAGCTCCTCGGGAATGGCGTTGTTCTGTGGTGATGGTGGCTGTCCGGATACGGGCACGGGGACGGCTCGGAGAATTCCCGTCGCCCCCGCGCCCGGCCGTTCAGCACATCAAGTGCCAAGCCCCGGGCCCGGGTTCGGGCCCGTCGGGACTAGTAGCACTCGTGCTTGCCCTTCTTGACACTCATCTTGAGGCCCGAGAGCTTGAAGGTGCCGGCCGTGGTGGCCCACGCACGCTGCTGGACGTTCTCGAAGTGCACCGAGTCGGCCTGCTGGGCGAACGAGTTCGGGTCGGCCTTGTCACCGTTGTGGATGCCGGGGCCCTTGCTGGCGTCACCAGCCGCCACACCGATGTCGATGTTCTTGAAGGTCGCGTCGGCCTTCAGGTCATCGGCGTCGATGTAGAGGGTCTTGGCCTCCACACGGGGGCCGCCCGCGCCACCGGCGGACAGCTTCATCGAGACGTCACCGAAGACCGGCACCGGCACGACGACGGACTGGCACAGGTTGGTGATCTCGGCGGACTTCATGCCGACGACCGCGACCGGGTGGGCACCCGTCTTGCCGCTGTCGATGGCTCCGTACTGGACGAAGCCCTCACCATCGAGGGAGTCGGCCGTCACCTTGAACGACTGACCCGAAACACTGAACGATGCCGCGAGCGCACCCTGGGACAGGGCGACGCCTATCGCGGCGGTCGCCGCGACGCTGGGCACCATGACGACGGCGAACCGCTTCCATCTGGTCCCGCCACGAGTCACGGACTTCATGACTGTTCCTCCTTCTCGGACGTACATCTCCGGCCCTGACTGCCCCTTGCGGCGGCTCAGCCGGGCAGGGATGGGAGAAGTGCTACGTCCTCGGGAAGGAGAGCGCCCGCATCGGAGGCGCGAGTCCGCACCCTGATCACCGGCGATCACCCCCGAGCGACAACCACTGGTCGCACCTGAGCCATCACGCGCAACCTGCCGGACAGGCTCAACCGGAAGGCTGAGACCCCCCTGTCCTAGACCGACGGCGCTCCCCTTGGTCCGCCGTCGACCTGCTCGGTGGGGACCCAAGGACCCCGCTGTCCGAATGGCTTTCGGACGGTGGGGAGTGGACCGAGCGTGCCCGATCGTGGTGCATTCCCGGCCGGGACACAAGGGGGTTCGTTACTCACGGGTAACGGAGAGATAACCACGCCGCGACCGGCTGGCATCAAGCAGCAACTCAGGGTGCTGTCAACCGAGTTGCGATTGCGGGTGAATCCGGGACGGAACCGGACAGAAAACGGCTCCCGACTTACTCCAAGTAACAGCGGCCGCAATTACCAAGTTTTGGTAAAGCGCGGCCGCCGTCGCCCTCCGCGGACAGAACTTTCACCCCGGCATCACATGCCGTGGCGTTTAAGAACTGGTCACCGACGGCTCAGAAGAGAACCCGGGCCAGAGCTGTACGCGCCGCAGTCACGCGCGGATCGTCGGAGCCGACGACCTCGAACAGCTCGAGCAGACGGACGCGCGCCGCGTCCCGGTCCTCGCCGGCCGAGCGGGCCACCGCGTCGACGAGCCGCCCGAACGCGTCCTCGACATGCCCGCCGACCAGGTCCAGATCGGCGGCCGCGATCTGCGCCCGCACGTCACCGGGCTTGTCGGCGGCGTCCTTGCGCACGGCCTGCGGGTCCATGTCCTGTACGCGCTGCAGGAGTTCGGCCTGACCGAGGCCGAGCTTGGCCTCCGTGTTGCCGGGGTCGTCGGACAGCACGTTCTTGTACGCCTGGACCGCGCCGGCGAGGTCGCCCGCGTCCAGAGCCTGTACGGCGGCCTCGAGCAGGGCGTCGTAGGGACCGGCCGGAGTCTCCACGACCGGGGCGGCACCCTCCGCATCGGGGTCGACCGCGATGCCGGTGAGGCCGAAGCGCTCCTCGGCGACCTGGATCAACTGGTCCAGGGTGCCCCGGATCTGGGCCTCGGGGGCGGCCCCCTGGAAGAGCGGCAGTGCCTGTCCCGCCACCACGGCGAAGACGGCGGGGATCCCCTGGACCCCGAACTGCTGCATCAGCATCTGATTGGCGTCGACGTCGATCTTGGCGAGCAGGAAGCGGCCGTTGTACTCGGCGGCGAGCCGCTCGAGGAGCGGGCTCAGCTGCTTGCAGGGCTCGCACCACTCGGCCCAGAAGTCGATGACGACGGGCACCTCGGTGGAGCGCTGCAGTACGGCACTCTCGAAATCCGCCTCGTCGACGTCGATGACGAGGGAGGACGGGGGCACGGCGGTCGGGCCGCCGCCCTGACGGGCCGCCTCGGCGCGCGCCTGCTCCGCCTTCGCCTTGGCCTCCTGGGCCGCCTTCACCGCGGCGAGGTCGACGACTCCGCTCATGGACATGTTCCGTGGCTGCATGCGTACAGTCTCCCCCTTCCGCGGACCGTTGTGGGCCGGGTCCGTCTCCGTGGCCTCCCGCCGGATTGCGAGGCGTACGGAGCGGACTCGGCCGCGTTGCGTTTTTCTGATGCCGGGTCCCCACCCGGCATCCGTGGTTGCCGCTCGTCTCGACCGCTCCGGGGTGCAGATCCGGGGCGCCGCACGAGTTCGTGCTTACGCTACGACCCGTAGCGTATATGCAGCGTAAGACGGCCGGGGACGCGGACGCCGGTGATCTGGCTCACGGGCCGTGCGGCTACCGGCCGGTATGGTCACGGCATGCAGAGCCGCATTCCGTCCTCCCCCTGCCGACCGGGCCGCCAGGGCCGCCCCCGGTCCGCCGCGGCGGACGAGGCGATCCTGGAGGCCACCCGCGCGGCGCTCGTCGACCTCGGCTGGTCCAAGCTGACGCTGGGGGACGTGGCGACGCGGGCGGGGGTCGCCAAGACGACCCTGTACCGGCGCTGGGCCGGCAAGAACGAGTTGGTGGTCGACGCGGTCGCGGTGCTCTTCGACGAGCTGGAACTGCCCGATCTCGGCTCGCTCGCGGCGGACATCGAGGCGGTCGTGCTGCAGTTCGCGGCGATCCTGGACCGGCCCGAGACCAAGACGGCGCTCATGGCGGTGGTCGCGGAGTCCACGCGGGACGCTCCGCTGCGGGAGCGGATCCGGACGTCCATCGTGGACCGTCAGAAGCGGCTGGTGCTGGAGGGGCGGGCGCGGGCCGAGCGGCGCGGGGAGCTTCCCGTGCCGCCCGATCCCGAGTCGGCGGCGCGCTCGGCGGACCTCATCTTCGACGTCGCCGCCGGGGCGGTGGTGCATCGCACCCTGGTGAGCGGGGAGTCGGTGGACGCGGACTGGGTCCGGCGGTTCACGCTTCTGTTGCTGGGCGGGCTGAGCGCGGCGTCGGGCGACTAGCGGCTCGGGCCGACCCGTCACGTCGTCGGGTGCGGCCCGGTGGGGCTTCTCGCGCAGTTCCCCGCGCCCCTGGAGGTGGGCACTTCGTGCGCCACCTCCAGGGGCAGCTGGGGCCATCGGGGAAATGCGGCGCGAAGCGCCATGCATTTCAGGGGCGCGGGGCTGTGTTCATCAGCGGCTCCGCCGCGGGGCGCGACCGGCCCCCACCGGGCGGAGAGCCGAATCCCGCTAGAAGCCGGCGGGCTCCACGTACACGCCCCACTCGTCGCGCAGGACGCCACAGATCTCACCGAGGGTGGCCTCCGCACGGACCGCGTCGAGCATCGGCGCGATCATGTTCGACCCGTCCCGCGCGGCGGCGACCATCGCCTCGAGAGCGACCCGCACCTTCGCGTCGTCACGGCCCTCCTTGCGGCCGGCGAGCTCGCGGACCTGCTCGCGCTCCACCTCGTGGCTGACGCGCAGGATCTCCAGGTCGCCGGTGACAGACCCGTGGTGGACGTTGACGCCGACGACCCGCTTGTCGCCCTTCTCCAGCGACTGCTGGTACTGGAAGGCGGACTCGGCGATCTCGCCGGTGAACCAGCCGTCCTCGATGCCGCGCAGGATGCCGGAGGTGATCGGCCCGATGGGGTGCTGCCCGTCGGGGTGCGCCCGC
This window harbors:
- a CDS encoding DUF6230 family protein, yielding MKSVTRGGTRWKRFAVVMVPSVAATAAIGVALSQGALAASFSVSGQSFKVTADSLDGEGFVQYGAIDSGKTGAHPVAVVGMKSAEITNLCQSVVVPVPVFGDVSMKLSAGGAGGPRVEAKTLYIDADDLKADATFKNIDIGVAAGDASKGPGIHNGDKADPNSFAQQADSVHFENVQQRAWATTAGTFKLSGLKMSVKKGKHECY
- a CDS encoding TetR/AcrR family transcriptional regulator, with amino-acid sequence MQSRIPSSPCRPGRQGRPRSAAADEAILEATRAALVDLGWSKLTLGDVATRAGVAKTTLYRRWAGKNELVVDAVAVLFDELELPDLGSLAADIEAVVLQFAAILDRPETKTALMAVVAESTRDAPLRERIRTSIVDRQKRLVLEGRARAERRGELPVPPDPESAARSADLIFDVAAGAVVHRTLVSGESVDADWVRRFTLLLLGGLSAASGD
- a CDS encoding tetratricopeptide repeat protein; this encodes MQPRNMSMSGVVDLAAVKAAQEAKAKAEQARAEAARQGGGPTAVPPSSLVIDVDEADFESAVLQRSTEVPVVIDFWAEWCEPCKQLSPLLERLAAEYNGRFLLAKIDVDANQMLMQQFGVQGIPAVFAVVAGQALPLFQGAAPEAQIRGTLDQLIQVAEERFGLTGIAVDPDAEGAAPVVETPAGPYDALLEAAVQALDAGDLAGAVQAYKNVLSDDPGNTEAKLGLGQAELLQRVQDMDPQAVRKDAADKPGDVRAQIAAADLDLVGGHVEDAFGRLVDAVARSAGEDRDAARVRLLELFEVVGSDDPRVTAARTALARVLF